TAGTTTGCCCCTACTTTTTCAGAAAGATAACTTGATATCTTGTGTACAGGCAGGTCTTTTGAATTCAGCATTTCAATAATGGCATCTTTCGTCCTTTGTACCATCATGCCTTTCTTATCGTCAACAATCTCAATCCCGTAATAATTCAGACGGTCGATAAGCATGTTGTATACTTCCCTTTCGGTATTATGCCCAAGGACTATGTTGCCCGACCCGGCAATGGTATAATCCAGGCCAAGCTGCTCGAGCTGTTCCTGCAATACTACGCGGCAGGTTTTTTCAAGGTTATATTTCAGGTATAAGTTCATGGTTGGTGTGGTTTTCGATAAAAGTACGGTAAAATTACAGAGGCTAACTTCACAATTAAGAGTAATTTAGCATTTACCACAAAAAATACCCCATCCTGTAAAGGTGAGGTATGTTGGAAAAAAAGCATGAGTTGGACTATTTACAATAGTGCATATTTGTAAGACCAAACAATATAGGAAGCTATGAGTAACTGTAAATAGCCCGGCTTTTATACTTACAAAGTTCTTTATTAATCTGCATTATGCCTTACACAGTTTTACGATACACTTACACAATTTACCAATTCGCCAATTTATTGCATCTTCAACTACACTTCCTGCAGAAGTTCCCGTATATTTGTTTATTAATTAAATGATATTTTTATGTCGCAATCAGGGGCTGTCGTTATAGTTGAGGACGATATGGATGACAGGATATTCTTAAGCCAGGTGTTTAAAGAAATAAATATGGAACGTGAAGTTTTGTGGTTCAGCAGTACGTCAGAAGCTTTTGAGTTTCTTAAAACTACGAGCCGCTACATTTTCCTTATCTTTTCGGATATTCAACTGCCTGCGGAAAGCGGACTGGAGTTCAAGCAAAAGATTGATGCCAATCCGCGACTCAGGAGAAAAAGCATTCCATTTGTGTTTTATTCTACGTCGGCCAGCCAGCGCGATGTTGACGATGCCTACACAAAAATGACCATTCAGGGGTTCTTTCAAAAACTTGGCGATTACGACGAAACAAAAATGCTGATGAAAACCGTATTCGATTACTGGGACATCTGTAAGCACCCTAATAAGCAATAGCTCTTCCTATTCCCGTTTATATGCCATCAAAAAAAATACAGCAGCCGGCAAATCCGGAATTCCCTATTGTGGGGATAGGTGCATCGGCCGGCGGCCTTGATGCGTTCAGGCGCGTTGTGCGCAATATTCCGCAGGAAACAGGGATGGCCTATGTGCTTGTGCAACACCTCGCGCCCGACTATGAAAGCCTTTTGCCTGAATTAATAGCGAAGGAAACCTCACTGCCTGTCTATGAGATTACCGACGAGATACACCTGGCGCCGGACAGCATTTATATTATCCCCGAAAACAAGATCCTTACCGTAACCGACGGAAAACTAAGGCTGCAGCCCCGTGAAAATAAAAAAGTGCCCAACATGGCTATTGATATTTTCCTTAGCTCGCTGGCCGAGGTACATAAAAGCTTTGCCCGTGGCGTAATCCTCTCGGGATCGGGGTTTGACGGCACGACAGGTTTAAGGGCAATAAAAGAATTTGGCGGCGTTACCTTCGTGCAAAAGCCCGAAACCGCTGCTTTCGACAGCATGCCGCTCAGTGCGATACGCACCGGGGCAGCCGACTTCGTGCTTGCTCCTGAGGAGATACCCGGCAAGCTGCAGGAAATAGACACTGCTTATGATAACAACAGGGCCTATGCCGACAATGACCAAAGCGGCAAATCTGACGATGAATTTTTCAGGAGCGTGATAAAGCTGCTGCGGCTGCGTACCGGCAATGATTTTTCGCACTACAAGCAGCCCACTATACGCAGACGCATCGCAAGGCGGATGGTTATCACTAAAAAAGAAGACCCGGAAGCCTACCTTAGCTTTTTGAAGACTGACAAGAAAGAACAGGATGCCTTGTTCGATGATATCCTGATCCCGGTAAGCTACTTTTTCCGTGATTCAAAAATATTCGACCTGCTATGTGAAGAGGCGTTCCCGCATATTCTAAGCAGGAAAGACCCGGAAGACAGTATCCGCGTATGGATAGCAGGCTGCTCTACCGGTGAGGAAGCCTATTCGATGGCAATATGCCTACACGAATTCCTTGCCGATAAAGCGCCAGGAATAAAAGTACAACTATTTGCGTCTGACATTTCTGAGAATGTGATCGCAAAGGCACGTGCGGGGCTTTACACGTGGTATGACGTGCAGAACGTACCCGAACAACGGCTGAAGAATTATTTCACCAAAAGCAACGGTGTATACCATATCAATAAGGAAATACGGGATATGTGCGTATTTGCAGTGCATAATTTTGTCAAAGATCCGCCGTTTGCAAAAATGGACATTATTTCCTGCAGGAATGTACTGATCTACCTGGATCCGTTCCTGCAAAAGAAAGCCCTTAATACATTCCATTATGCGCTGAGGGGCCACGGTGTGCTGTTCCTTGGTAAGTCGGAAAGCGTGGGCTATTCCAACAACCTTTTCGACCCTATAGTAAAGGGACAGAAGATCTTTGCCAGGAAGGATACCAAAGACAACCGCCCCCCAATCACTTATGAACGGGGCGAAGCGCCATTGGTATCGGCTTCGTTTACAAACCAGAAGAAAAAAGGCGGAACAGAGCCCGACTTCCTGAAAAAGGCCAACGAGGTGCTGTTTTCCAAATACACCCCGCCGGGAGTCATTATCAATGAGAATAAGGAAATTGTACATTTCCATGGTGATACCAGCCCGTTCCTGCTGCCGCCACCCGGAAAGCCCAATTTCAATATCTATAAAATGCTTCGTGAAGGCCTTACTTTCGAACTTCGCAATGCGCTGTTAAAAGCCAAGACCGGTAATGACACGATCAAAAAGGAAAATATTACGCTTAAAGACAAAGAGTACCTGGTAACCCTTGAGATCATCCCGCTGGATAATGACCTCGAAACGCATTATATGGTACTTTTCCATAAGATCATGGCGGCGGAAGGGCAATCGCGCAGCGCCCAGAAAAAATCGGATGCCGAACGCATAAAGATGCTTGAGGCAGAAATAGAGCAGATGCGGGAAGATATCCGACGCGTAACCGAAGACCAGGAAGCCGCCAACGAAGAGCTGCAAAGCGCCAATGAGGAATTGCTAAGCAACAGTGAAGAGCTGCAAACCCTTAATATGGAACTGGAAACAGCTGCCGAAGAACTGCAGTCTAATAACGAGGAGCTTATCACGGTAAACGACGAGCTTATGGACAGGCAGGAGCAGCTTACCGTGGCAAGATTGTATTCAGACGGTATCATAGAGACGATCCGGGAACCACTTATCGTGCTCGACCGCGAACTGCGTATTAAGCGGGCGAATGCTGCCTTTTATAAATATTTCCAGGCCGCCTCGGATGAAGCTGATGGAAAAGTGATCTTTGAGGTTAGCCCTAAGCATTGGAATATAGAAGGCTTACGTACCGTGCTTTCCACCTCTGTGCTGGAAAGGAAAAAAGTGGAAGGACTGGAAGTACGCGTCATATTGCCAGATAGTGGCGAAAGGACCATGCTGCTTAACATAAGTCCCATAACCAACGAGAACCTTGAGGAGAACCTTATCCTGCTGGCAATTGAAGATATTACCGACATTACCAGGGCAAACATTATGCTGAAGCAAAGCAACAGCGAACTGGAAGAGAACAATAAGGAACTTGCCTCCTTTAGCTATATGGCCAGCCACGACCTGCAGGAACCTTTGCGCAAGATACACACCTTCAGCAAGCTTATTAATGACGACGAGGGCAACAGGCTGTCGGGCGACTCCAGGCTGTATCTTGAGCGCATCATGGTTTCTTCGCGAAGGATGCAGCGGCTTACCGAAGACCTGCTGCGTTATTCGCATATTACATCTGATGACACCAGCGAAATGCAGGATACGAACCTGGATGAGATTGTAAAGGAAGCGCTCGATGATATGTCAGGCAAAATAAAAACATGCGGGGCTGACATAGATATTGCTGCACTCCCCACAGTAAAAGCCGTTCCGCTGCTTATGCGGCAATTATTCCTGAACCTTATAGGCAATTCGTTGAAATACTGCGGCAGCGAAAGGGTTCCCGCGATACGCATATCCTACAGCAGGGTTTCCGGCGGAAATGCCGCAGACACCGAAAATCCCGGCGACCTATACAAAATTACCGTGAGCGATAACGGCATAGGTTTCCTCCCGGAGCAGGCCGAACGCATTTTTGAGCCGTTTCACCGCCTGCACAGCAAGGACAAATTTGAAGGCACAGGAATCGGGCTTGCCATCTGCAAAAAGATAGTGTTGTACCACAACGGATTTATAACTGCCGAAAGCCAGCCGGTAGGCGCAGCATTTCATATATACCTTCCTGCTTAATTGAACTATAAACAACTTTAAACAGTTCCTCAGGAATACTATGTCTCGCCTCCGGCAGCCATCTTTTGAAGCATACCGAAAATGGTCTTTTTGAGCAAGGTTACAGAATCGGGCTTTACATAGCATCCGGCTGCACCCAATTTATGGGCCTCTGCCCTGCACCTTTCAGTTACCGACGATGACAGCACAAAAACCGGTATCTTTGCTATATTCTCTGTAAGCTTGATTTGCCTTAGGCATTCAAGGCCATTTACATCCGGCATATTGATATCCAGCAGTACAATATTGGGTAATCCCGTTTTCAGCAATTCTATGCCGTTCCAAATAGTATTGGCATAACTGCATTTTATATCCTGCATGCCTTTAATCGCAAGCTGAAGAAAAATAAATTCATCTTCATCATCATCTATTTGTAATATGTGCATTTCTATACGATATAGGTTTAATTGAATTATCGCCTACAGGTAATGCTGCGGGTTGGAATCCGTCAAAAAGAAGTCACTTGCGGACGAGGTAAAAAGCCTCGTTATTAGGGTCAGACACAAATTTCCGAACTAATTGATGGTGTAACAAATTTTTAAGAACAGCTTAACAAACTTTAACACAAATCGCTAATTATTAAGCTATTATAACATAACTATGTAAATGCATGGACAAATCTTATAACCATTTGAACAGGTAAATGGGTAGCTTCGTAGGAAAGTATTTATTTAATTAAAAAACATCTCTATGAAAGCAGCAGTGATTCACGGTCCGGGCACGATAACGTGCGACAATATTGACGACCCGAAACTCGAAAACCAGGACGATATCATATTAAAAGTAACTTCAACGGCCATTTGCGGGTCCGACCTGCACATTTATTCCGGTGGTATCCCACAGCCCAGGCCAATGGTACTTGGCCATGAGTTTATGGGGATCATTGAAGAAGTGGGCAAAGGCGTTACCCACCTGAGGCCGGGCGACCGCGTTATTGTCCCCTTCCCTATTGCCTGCGGGTCGTGTTTCTTTTGCAACCACGAATTGCCGGGGCATTGTGAGCACAGCAACCCGGAAAATTACGGCCCCGAAGGCGGGCTTGTAACAGAGAAAGGCGGCGCACTGTTTGGCTATACCGACCTGTATGGCGGTTATGATGGCGGTCAGGCACAGTATGTACGCGTACCGTATGCCAACTTCGGCCCACGCGTAGTCCCTGACAACCTTACCGACGAACAGGTGCTTTTCCTTACCGACATTTTCCCTACCGGCTATACCGGTGTAGACTGGGGCGAAGTAAAGGGCGGCGAGACCGTAGCGATATTCGGTTCCGGCCCGGTAGGCATCATGGCTGCAAAAAGCGCATGGCTGCGTGGTGCGAAGCGTGTTGTTATAGTTGATACCCTGCAATACCGCCTTGATAAAGCAATGCAGACCGCAGGATGCGAAACCATATTGTGGGAAGACGGCGCGAAAGATGTGGTTGAACAGATACGTGCAATGACCGAAGGCCGTGGTGCTGATGTATGCATTGACGCAGTAGGTTTTGAACCCGACCGCAGTTTCCTTGACAGGGCAAAAGCAACCCTTAATTTTGAAAAAGGTTCGGTGAAAGTGATGGAGGCATGCATGAGCGCGGTTCGAAGGGGCGGCATCGTTTCGGTGCTGGGTGTTTACCCTGTCAATTATGATAACTTCCCTATAGGCCAGTTCTTTGATAAAGGCATCATCCTGAAAGGCGGGCAGGCGCCTGCGCACAAGCATATCGACAAGCTGCTGGGATACGTAAACGAAGGCCGCGTGAAGCTTGATGACATCATTACCCACAGGCTGCCGCTTACCGAAATATCGCACGCCTATGACATCTTTAAAAAACGTGAGGACGGCTGCGTAAAAGTGGTTCTGGATCCTTGGGCATAATCACATTAAACCCCGGCCTATAGTCAGGCCACCATGATAAGCTTTAAGGACATTTCTTTATAGCAATAAACTTATAAGATCAAAACTATGAAAAAGCTACGACTGTTTACATTTATATCCTGCGCGATCCTTTTTTCGATGACATCGTGCCTTGACAATAACAACAAGAACAATAATACAGAAGACCTTCACGAGTCTGACAACGGAAACGATGCGCCGACCTACAATAAAACCAGGGAGGAAATGGAGGCCGACAGCGCCCAAACCCCGTTGCCGCAAAAACGCGTACCAAAAGACAGTGTGGAGATCATTACCAAAGGGAATGCCTCATCGGAATAGCAGTAATATATGAAAGCAATTATTTTACTGGCTACCCTGAAGGAAAAAGGCTTATCCAACACAGCGGTGCTGACAGAATTTGCATTGGAATACCTGACAAAAGAAAATATCGAATGTGAGGTGGTCCGGCTGGCAGAACATAACATTTCGCCGGGATCGTATATTAATGTGGGCACCGGTGATGACTTTCCGGCCATCTACGATAAAATACTGGCAGCTGATATTTTGCTCTTTGCCACGCCTATATGGTGGAACAATCATTCTTCGGAACTCCAAAGGGTTATTGAGCGGATGGACGAGGTGTACGACATTATCGAGGAAGGCAAGCCCTCTCCACTGAATGGCAAGCTGGGCGGCGTGATCATAACCGGCGATTCGGACGGGGTGGAACATATAACCGGGAACATTGCCAACTTTTTCTGCTGCATTGGCGTTACTATCCCTGCCTACAGCTCTTTGGGTGTGATATGGGAAGGACACAGCAAACAGAAGAAAACAACCCGTGCTGCGCTGCTGAAGTACTACAAAAAAGAATATGCGCAGGATGCTGAAGCCATGGCAAAGCAATTTGCGAAAATGCTTACTGCACAAGGATAACCTTACCATGGCGGCAAAACTTTACATAGGGACATCCGGCTGGCATTATAAGCACTGGAAAGGCACTTTTTATCCAGCCGAACTTAAAGCGAAAGAACATTTTGATTATTACAGCCGGCATTTTGATACCGTTGAGATCAACAACACTTTTTACCGGCTTCCTCCAAAGGAAGTATTTACAAGCTGGAAGGAAAAAGTAGATAAAAGCTTCATTTATGTGGTTAAGGCGAGCCGGTTCATCACCCATATGAAGAAGCTGAATGATACCCTGGAAGGCCTGACACGCTTCCTGGAAAATACAGCGTTGCTCGGCGAAAATCTCGGGCCTATACTCTTTCAGCTGCCACCCGGCTGGGAAATCAATGCCGGACGCCTCGAAAACTTCCTGAAGATATTGCCTAATCATTTCCGGTATGTATTCGAATTCCGGAATGCTACGTGGTACCGGGAGGAAATTTACACCCTGTTGGAACAATACAATTGTGCCTTCTGCATTTATGAGCTGGCAGGGCACCTGTCACCCGTTATGGTCACAGCAGATTTTGCCTATCTGCGGCTGCACGGCCCCGGCGGCAAATACCAGGGAAGCTATACAGACGACGCGCTGCATAAATGGGCCGTACAATGCCGGGAGTGGCTTAATGCCGGGATAGATACCTACGTTTATTTTGACAATGACGAAATGGGCTATGCTGCTTTTAACGCATTGAAGCTAAAGGAATTATTAGGCAGTTAATCCTGCGTTAATCTTCCTGCAAATTTGCTTTACAAAAAGTAACTTTATACTATTCACTAAAATTTCAGGCTATGCCATGGTACAACGGTGATTACCCGCCCTCTTATAAAAACCAGCCGGTGCCGCTACGCGAAAAGGCTGTAGAAATAGCCAATGCCCTTTTAAAAGAGGGTGTGGAGGAAGGCATTGCGATAGCCACAGGGCTAAAAAGGGCCCGCGAATATTTTGAAGATAAAGAGTAAAGTAACATCCCCGTAATGAGAAAGTCAGCTACGATATCCCCTGAAAAAGGCGCTCCTGCAAAAATGCCCACCAATGTAAAGCCCATGCTGGCTACGTTGGTGAAGGAGCCGTTTAACGAACCGGGATGGAGCTATGAGGTAAAATGGGACGGGTACAGGGCGCTGGCTTATATCAAAAGCGGGGAAGCAGAACTATTGTCGCGAAATAATAAATCGTTTACCGAAAAATACTATCCTATCGCCGCAGCCATGGGAAAATGGGATTTTGATGCGGTGCTGGACGGTGAGCTGCTTGTCATCAAAAAAAACGGGAAAGCCGATTTTGGTGCGTTACAAAACTGGCGCAGTGAAGCGGATGGCGACCTTGTATATTATGCCTTCGACCTGCTGTGGTATGATGGAAAGGACATCACAGGGCTTCCGCTATCGGAAAGGCAGGCTATCCTGAAAGATATATTGCCTGCGGATGACGACCGCATACGCCTTAGCGAGGTATTTACCAGCGGTGGCCTCGATTTTTTTGCAGCAGCGCAAAAAATGGGACTGGAAGGAATTATGGCTAAAAAGTCGGATAGCCTGTACACACCTGACAGCCGCTCGAAAGAATGGCTCAAAATAAAGGTGAACCAAAGGCAGGAAGTTGTTATTGGTGGGTTTACCAACAACGAAGGTTCGTCAAAGCTGTTCAGCTCGCTTTTGCTGGGTGTTTATAAAAACGGGAAGCTGGACTATGTTGGTAAGGTTGGCACAGGCTTTACTGTGAAAATGCAGAAGGAAATGATGGAGGCTTTCCGCCCGTTTATAACCAAGAAAAGCCCGTTTGCTTATGAACCGGATATCAACAAGCCTTCACGGTTCCGCCCCGATCCGCCGAAAGCCGTTGCCACCTGGCTGAAACCAGAACTCGTTTGCGAAGTGAGCTTTACCGAAGTGACATCGGACGGCGTTTTCAGGCATCCATCATTTGAAGGAATGCGTACCGACAAAAGAGCCTCTGAAGTCGTACTGGAAACGGCTGTAGAAACAGAAGACGTAACATCTGCAACAAAAAATGGCGATACAGCCCTTGTAAAAGCACCCGAAGCAGCCGATAAGCGTACGCTGCTCAACCCTAATGAAGAATCGCAGGTAAAGGCCATTAATGGGCATAACCTGAAATTTTCGAACCTCAGCAAAGTGTACTGGCCTGAAGAAGGCTATACCAAACGCGATATGCTGAACTATTATTACCAGGCTGCCGAGTTTATCCTGCCCTACCTGAAGGACCGCCCGCTGACATTATACCGCTTCCCGAACGGGATTCATGGGAAAAGCTTTTACCAGAAAGACGTAAAAGGCAAAGCTCCCGAATGGGCAAAAACATTTCCGTATACCACCAGCGATGGCGAGGATAAGGAATTCCTGGTAGGCAGCGACGAGTATACACTGCTGTGGATGGCATCGCTGGGGTGCATTGAAATGAATCCCTGGTTCAGCAGGGTGCAGCATCCTGACCATCCCGATTATTGTGTTATCGACCTGGATCCCGCGGACAGTACAACTTTTGAGCAGGTGGTACAGGCAGCCCTTGAAGTGAAAAAAGTGCTGGACGAAATAGGTGTCCCCGGTTTCCCGAAAACATCCGGGTCAACAGGAATACACATTTATATCCCGCTTGGCGCGAAATACACGTATGACGAATCACAGTTGTTCGGAAGGGTGGTCGTCTCCATCGTGCAAAAACGTTTATCGAGCTTCACCAGCATTGAGCGGCAGATAAAGAACCGGGAAGGCAAGATGTACCTCGACTTTTTGCAGAACCGCCCGAATGCAACGATATCCTGCCCTTATTCCCTTCGCCCAAAACCGGGAGCAACCGTATCGATGCCATTGCATTGGGAAGAAGTAAAACCGGGACTGTCTATGAAAGATTTTACCATAAAAAATGCTATTGCGCGGGCACGGGGCGAGGGCGACCTTTTTAAAGGCACGTTTGGGAAAGGTATCGACATGAAAAAAGCCCTGAGCAAAGCGCAGGGCCTTTTGGAAGCGTAGTTACCACTCTATTTTTACTTTCGAATCGCCCGGTATGCAGAATTCTACAATATCATTTTCCCTGCCAACAGGGCCTGTTTCCTCATACCTCCCGTTTTGATTTACCGAAACTGTAACTGAAGGTACCTTTTGGCCATCGGCTAGTGGTGCAATTACCATACGATAGGTAAAACGGCTGTCTCCACGGGTAGAAAAAGTAACGGCATCTCCACTTTTATGAAATTGCGTAGCAGGATATTCATTAAATATCATAAACCCGCCTTTGTCTACTTTATGGTACTGGCGGGGCACTATCCCAAAAGCAATCCCTGCGCCGTATACTTCCTGCCCTACCTGACCGGACCGGTTCCAGCCATCCTGCAGGTCTTCGAGCGCTATCCAGAGGTTTGGGTCGATCTCGCCCGTTTTAACATCCTCCCTTTCAGCCAGTACTTCCCGTGGCAGTCGCGGAGGATAATAGTAGGAAACCCTGTGTATCACATATTTTATGCATTCGGCGAGCAATAGCCGTACAGAAGGCAGGATTTCTTCAACGCCATCTGCTTCCTTCAGGTAGGTATGGATGGCTGCAAATACTTCCTGTTCCTCGTAGGCAGCGGTATAAGGCGCATCTTTTAACGGATAAATAGCAAAGAAGGTCTGGTAGTGCTTTGCATTGCCATAATCTGCTTCCCACAATTGTACGTTCTTCATCACTGCTGCAATGCATACGTAGCTGAGATTGAGGAACAATTCGTCTTTAGTTTCTTTATACAGCCTTAGCAATGCCCCTGCCGAAAAAGCAGTATTATTGGCCTGGTAAAATACATCGAAGCCAAGGCCGTCAAGTTTCTTCGCCGCCTTAACTGCTTCGTCAAAATATTTTTTGCTGCCGGTGAGCTGCCACACCTGTATCATCAGGTGCGCATAGGCGCCGGGAACATCTTTTTCGCCCCCCTTACCTTCTTCGGTTTCCTGCTTAAGTACTTCAAGGGTAGCCATCTTATAGAATACCGGCCACTCGTAATTGAAGTGTTGGGCAACTTTAATTACGTAATCCACAGAATCCATCAATAGCTTCTTAGCGATTTCGTCGCCATCGAGTGCCATGCGCGAAAGGTTTAGAAGCGGATGGTGCAG
Above is a genomic segment from Flavobacterium album containing:
- a CDS encoding helix-turn-helix domain-containing protein — its product is MNLYLKYNLEKTCRVVLQEQLEQLGLDYTIAGSGNIVLGHNTEREVYNMLIDRLNYYGIEIVDDKKGMMVQRTKDAIIEMLNSKDLPVHKISSYLSEKVGANYRSISQAFSEVCCISLESFIIIHKIERAKKLLTNENMSLTEIAYALHYSSVAHLSNQFKKITGLTPTAFHKVIMHKRNYLSSLN
- a CDS encoding response regulator, which codes for MSQSGAVVIVEDDMDDRIFLSQVFKEINMEREVLWFSSTSEAFEFLKTTSRYIFLIFSDIQLPAESGLEFKQKIDANPRLRRKSIPFVFYSTSASQRDVDDAYTKMTIQGFFQKLGDYDETKMLMKTVFDYWDICKHPNKQ
- a CDS encoding CheR family methyltransferase, producing MPSKKIQQPANPEFPIVGIGASAGGLDAFRRVVRNIPQETGMAYVLVQHLAPDYESLLPELIAKETSLPVYEITDEIHLAPDSIYIIPENKILTVTDGKLRLQPRENKKVPNMAIDIFLSSLAEVHKSFARGVILSGSGFDGTTGLRAIKEFGGVTFVQKPETAAFDSMPLSAIRTGAADFVLAPEEIPGKLQEIDTAYDNNRAYADNDQSGKSDDEFFRSVIKLLRLRTGNDFSHYKQPTIRRRIARRMVITKKEDPEAYLSFLKTDKKEQDALFDDILIPVSYFFRDSKIFDLLCEEAFPHILSRKDPEDSIRVWIAGCSTGEEAYSMAICLHEFLADKAPGIKVQLFASDISENVIAKARAGLYTWYDVQNVPEQRLKNYFTKSNGVYHINKEIRDMCVFAVHNFVKDPPFAKMDIISCRNVLIYLDPFLQKKALNTFHYALRGHGVLFLGKSESVGYSNNLFDPIVKGQKIFARKDTKDNRPPITYERGEAPLVSASFTNQKKKGGTEPDFLKKANEVLFSKYTPPGVIINENKEIVHFHGDTSPFLLPPPGKPNFNIYKMLREGLTFELRNALLKAKTGNDTIKKENITLKDKEYLVTLEIIPLDNDLETHYMVLFHKIMAAEGQSRSAQKKSDAERIKMLEAEIEQMREDIRRVTEDQEAANEELQSANEELLSNSEELQTLNMELETAAEELQSNNEELITVNDELMDRQEQLTVARLYSDGIIETIREPLIVLDRELRIKRANAAFYKYFQAASDEADGKVIFEVSPKHWNIEGLRTVLSTSVLERKKVEGLEVRVILPDSGERTMLLNISPITNENLEENLILLAIEDITDITRANIMLKQSNSELEENNKELASFSYMASHDLQEPLRKIHTFSKLINDDEGNRLSGDSRLYLERIMVSSRRMQRLTEDLLRYSHITSDDTSEMQDTNLDEIVKEALDDMSGKIKTCGADIDIAALPTVKAVPLLMRQLFLNLIGNSLKYCGSERVPAIRISYSRVSGGNAADTENPGDLYKITVSDNGIGFLPEQAERIFEPFHRLHSKDKFEGTGIGLAICKKIVLYHNGFITAESQPVGAAFHIYLPA
- a CDS encoding response regulator, whose translation is MHILQIDDDEDEFIFLQLAIKGMQDIKCSYANTIWNGIELLKTGLPNIVLLDINMPDVNGLECLRQIKLTENIAKIPVFVLSSSVTERCRAEAHKLGAAGCYVKPDSVTLLKKTIFGMLQKMAAGGET
- a CDS encoding zinc-dependent alcohol dehydrogenase, yielding MKAAVIHGPGTITCDNIDDPKLENQDDIILKVTSTAICGSDLHIYSGGIPQPRPMVLGHEFMGIIEEVGKGVTHLRPGDRVIVPFPIACGSCFFCNHELPGHCEHSNPENYGPEGGLVTEKGGALFGYTDLYGGYDGGQAQYVRVPYANFGPRVVPDNLTDEQVLFLTDIFPTGYTGVDWGEVKGGETVAIFGSGPVGIMAAKSAWLRGAKRVVIVDTLQYRLDKAMQTAGCETILWEDGAKDVVEQIRAMTEGRGADVCIDAVGFEPDRSFLDRAKATLNFEKGSVKVMEACMSAVRRGGIVSVLGVYPVNYDNFPIGQFFDKGIILKGGQAPAHKHIDKLLGYVNEGRVKLDDIITHRLPLTEISHAYDIFKKREDGCVKVVLDPWA
- a CDS encoding flavodoxin family protein encodes the protein MKAIILLATLKEKGLSNTAVLTEFALEYLTKENIECEVVRLAEHNISPGSYINVGTGDDFPAIYDKILAADILLFATPIWWNNHSSELQRVIERMDEVYDIIEEGKPSPLNGKLGGVIITGDSDGVEHITGNIANFFCCIGVTIPAYSSLGVIWEGHSKQKKTTRAALLKYYKKEYAQDAEAMAKQFAKMLTAQG
- a CDS encoding DUF72 domain-containing protein, giving the protein MAAKLYIGTSGWHYKHWKGTFYPAELKAKEHFDYYSRHFDTVEINNTFYRLPPKEVFTSWKEKVDKSFIYVVKASRFITHMKKLNDTLEGLTRFLENTALLGENLGPILFQLPPGWEINAGRLENFLKILPNHFRYVFEFRNATWYREEIYTLLEQYNCAFCIYELAGHLSPVMVTADFAYLRLHGPGGKYQGSYTDDALHKWAVQCREWLNAGIDTYVYFDNDEMGYAAFNALKLKELLGS
- the ligD gene encoding DNA ligase D → MRKSATISPEKGAPAKMPTNVKPMLATLVKEPFNEPGWSYEVKWDGYRALAYIKSGEAELLSRNNKSFTEKYYPIAAAMGKWDFDAVLDGELLVIKKNGKADFGALQNWRSEADGDLVYYAFDLLWYDGKDITGLPLSERQAILKDILPADDDRIRLSEVFTSGGLDFFAAAQKMGLEGIMAKKSDSLYTPDSRSKEWLKIKVNQRQEVVIGGFTNNEGSSKLFSSLLLGVYKNGKLDYVGKVGTGFTVKMQKEMMEAFRPFITKKSPFAYEPDINKPSRFRPDPPKAVATWLKPELVCEVSFTEVTSDGVFRHPSFEGMRTDKRASEVVLETAVETEDVTSATKNGDTALVKAPEAADKRTLLNPNEESQVKAINGHNLKFSNLSKVYWPEEGYTKRDMLNYYYQAAEFILPYLKDRPLTLYRFPNGIHGKSFYQKDVKGKAPEWAKTFPYTTSDGEDKEFLVGSDEYTLLWMASLGCIEMNPWFSRVQHPDHPDYCVIDLDPADSTTFEQVVQAALEVKKVLDEIGVPGFPKTSGSTGIHIYIPLGAKYTYDESQLFGRVVVSIVQKRLSSFTSIERQIKNREGKMYLDFLQNRPNATISCPYSLRPKPGATVSMPLHWEEVKPGLSMKDFTIKNAIARARGEGDLFKGTFGKGIDMKKALSKAQGLLEA